In the Onychostoma macrolepis isolate SWU-2019 chromosome 09, ASM1243209v1, whole genome shotgun sequence genome, one interval contains:
- the znf804a gene encoding zinc finger protein 804A isoform X2 yields MWPPNPGRTRGNRRELSDAYMSSLNDAESAPGSGPMFKSTTVAVEGSFRESCCDDAQEENQSCATQEPGGQIHSSGCGLASKQSQWPYNGRAKKQTFRRKIAFSFSFPKKASVKLESSAAVFCESMEEGSMERSRRQRLRAPPVELDLPGSPTEGKVLNCEEAIYSTGTQQGKHFQKSDSAGSQGSSDAPVARESPSSTASDLCALLVYSEDVASPAVSLLNTSPFHLNRADIVLDSEDSVESLKSSIAESKPETSEDVTVEESGITEEGHSTISEPPENTFSDVPPKNDCPQQQEQVEDATAKTPHPFTKPSQPFFSVLSRDGNTIFQWPSEMVTFTRTEPSLSFSCNPLHFDFKRSRIRRSADTLEVTEPKTDEELSVCSGFKSCHSDKHIEESTASPRNSPSQGPEGKVRKCYQYSSDTESCVRLKTHDRCRHSKDWVHASKRAEEKLRARDRRHYRSHCKRKRRRRKRRRDRHRETESNMVKSKKFHRRPECVEGLDSQFRGTTSQQVHPLEKSKQSAQNQAEDSSAAPVVEEGVGGRRQEAAADVNGSAGCIILSDEFCADSGKVLGNSREKPDNPAAGELKSTGQCSHSQDASHSQRSSAAEEETPPLPETGPCEGQTSKKRPTDSLSDGDESYDPCQSPAEISDGCPERTCCEHGTRRKRQRRSHVQDQTTCLANECPIFRNSVLEEQDKAAEELSMKCLVLKGACDSSNGSDQISCSIDDGESSAVDSQTFTSISSALGHTVEESSDLQQSSSSQINASCTKGSLTLPETDSKLSKEPTKENSNIHRSESKAAQTPLKNCNKYSVAAQACLLDVRDLALQRTEKATHDKSCQHSLQTPPQRFHLGIQADEKLSRECFHTTSSLFQPSPSFQAPSDSMERCCLLQIQSHGHVLHQQVFPAKLKSVLPRPHLPMSSAVLHPVHLPSSVPSGSITIRHTILQHHAAFLPPQPPIYPQVVPVSRLPLGPEICPAAGPPFVTPPQVQVVAPPSLHPMTVTFHALPRPAVFQPMLPPHSAVIPLQPLF; encoded by the exons ATGTGGCCTCCAAATCCAGGAAGGACGAGAGGAAACAGGAGAGAGCTCTCAGACGCCTACATGAGCTCGCTGAACGACGCAGAGAG TGCCCCAGGAAGTGGTCCTATGTTCAAGTCTACCACGGTGGCAGTGGAAGGTTCTTTCAGGGAGTCCTGCTGTGATGATGCCCAAGAAGAGAACCAAAGCTGTGCAACCCAAGAACCAGGGGGTCAGATCCATTCCAGCGGTTGTGGCTTAGCTAGTAAGCAGTCACAGTGGCCTTACAATGGGAGGGCCAAAAAGCAAactttcagacgcaaaattgCATTCTCTTTTTCCTTTCCAAAGAAAGCATCTGTTAAGCTTGAGTCATCAGCGGCGGTTTTCTGTGAGAGCATGGAAGAGGGATCGATGGAGCGGAGCCGCAGACAAAGACTCAGAGCACCCCCTGTCGAGCTTGACCTCCCTGGCTCCCCCACGGAGGGAAAAGTACTAAATTGTGAAGAGGCAATTTACAGCACTGGCACACAGCAGGGCAAGCACTTCCAAAAAAGTGACAGCGCCGGAAGTCAGGGGTCATCCGATGCGCCTGTGGCGAGGGAGAGCCCCTCATCAACGGCCTCAGATTTGTGTGCTTTGCTCGTTTACTCAGAGGATGTGGCCAGTCCGGCCGTCTCCCTCTTAAACACTTCCCCTTTTCATTTAAACAGGGCTGATATTGTTCTTGACTCTGAGGACTCTGTTGAGAGTCTGAAAAGCAGCATTGCTGAAAGTAAACCTGAGACCTCTGAGGATGTGACAGTAGAGGAGAGCGGCATTACAGAGGAGGGGCACTCGACCATCAGTGAGCCTCCGGAAAATACTTTCTCAGATGTTCCACCTAAAAACGATTGCCCTCAACAACAAGAGCAAGTGGAGGATGCAACTGCAAAGACACCTCACCCGTTCACAAAGCCCAGCCAGCCTTTTTTCTCTGTCCTAAGCAGGGACGGTAACACCATCTTCCAGTGGCCCTCAGAGATGGTGACCTTCACAAGGACAGAGCCGTCCCTGTCTTTCAGTTGCAACCCCCTCCATTTTGACTTCAAGAGGTCACGGATTAGAAGGTCTGCCGACACTCTGGAGGTGACTGAGCCCAAAACTGATGAGGAATTATCTGTCTGCTCAGGTTTCAAATCCTGCCACTCTGACAAGCACATTGAGGAATCCACAGCCAGCCCCAGAAACAGTCCCAGCCAAGGACCTGAAGGCAAGGTCAGAAAGTGTTATCAGTATTCAAGTGACACTGAGAGTTGTGTCAGGCTGAAAACACATGACAGGTGTAGACATTCCAAAGATTGGGTCCACGCAAGTAAGAGGGCAGAAGAGAAATTGCGGGCCAGGGACCGACGTCATTACAGGAGCCACTGCAAAAGGAAGCGGAGGAGGCGGAAGAGGAGGAGAGACAGACACCGGGAGACAGAGAGCAATATGGTGAAATCCAAGAAATTCCACAGACGACCTGAGTGTGTGGAAGGACTTGATAGCCAATTTAGAGGCACCACTTCACAGCAAGTGCATCCATTAGAGAAGTCAAAGCAATCAGCTCAAAATCAGGCTGAGGACAGCAGCGCAGCTCCCGTAGTCGAGGAAGGGGTGGGAGGCAGGAGGCAGGAGGCAGCAGCCGATGTAAACGGCTCAGCGGGCTGCATCATTCTCTCTGATGAGTTCTGTGCCGATAGTGGAAAGGTGCTTGGGAACAGCAGGGAAAAGCCTGACAATCCAGCTGCAGGGGAGCTAAAGTCCACAGGACAGTGTTCCCACAGCCAGGATGCGTCTCACTCTCAGAGATCCAGTGCAGCCGAAGAAGAGACACCTCCGTTACCAGAGACTGGACCATGTGAAGGACAAACTTCGAAAAAAAGGCCTACAGATTCTCTAAGCGACGGAGATGAGTCTTACGACCCCTGTCAATCTCCGGCAGAGATTTCTGATGGGTGCCCAGAACGTACCTGTTGTGAGCACGGGACTAGAAGGAAAAGACAGAGGCGGTCACATGTCCAAGATCAAACCACATGCCTTGCAAATGAATGCCCCATTTTTAGGAACAGTGTTCTGGAAGAACAGGACAAGGCTGCAGAGGAGTTGAGCATGAAATGCCTTGTTTTAAAAGGCGCGTGTGACAGCTCAAATGGGTCAGACCAAATCTCATGCAGTATTGATGATGGAGAGAGCAGTGCGGTTGATTCTCAGACATTTACTTCCATTAGCAGTGCCCTGGGTCATACTGTGGAGGAGAGCAGTGACTTGCAGCAGAGCTCCTCCTCTCAGATCAATGCTTCATGCACCAAGGGCAGTCTAACTCTACCGGAGACAGATTCAAAGCTCTCGAAGGAGCCAACAAAGGAGAATAGTAACATCCACAGAAGTGAGTCTAAAGCAGCACAAACCCCCTTAAAGAACTGTAACAAGTATTCAGTGGCTGCTCAGGCCTGCCTGCTCGATGTAAGAGATTTAGCCCTGCAGAGGACTGAAAAAGCCACTCACGACAAATCATGTCAGCACAGCCTTCAGACCCCACCGCAGAGATTTCACCTAGGCATTCAGGCTGATGAGAAGTTAAGCAGAGAGTGCTTCCACACCACCAGCAGCCTGTTCCAACCCTCTCCATCTTTCCAGGCCCCCTCAGACAGCATGGAGAGATGCTGCCTCTTGCAGATCCAGAGCCATGGACATGTGCTACACCAGCAGGTGTTCCCCGCCAAGCTCAAATCTGTTCTGCCCAGGCCACATCTGCCCATGTCATCTGCTGTCCTCCATCCAGTTCACCTGCCATCCTCCGTGCCTTCTGGCTCCATCACAATACGCCACACCATACTACAGCACCACGCTGCTTTCCTACCCCCACAACCCCCTATCTACCCCCAGGTAGTGCCTGTTTCTCGACTCCCCCTGGGGCCGGAGATCTGTCCGGCCGCGGGACCTCCGTTTGTGACCCCTCCGCAGGTACAGGTGGTGGCGCCCCCTAGCCTTCACCCGATGACTGTGACGTTTCACGCCCTGCCACGCCCTGCAGTGTTTCAGCCCATGTTGCCCCCTCATTCTGCTGTCATTCCCCTGCAGCCTCTCTTCTAG
- the znf804a gene encoding zinc finger protein 804A isoform X1, with product MACYYIVISSTHLSNGHFRNIKGVFRGPLCKNGNKNLDYAEKEKTLAKALEDLKANFYCQLCDKQYYKHQEFDNHINSYDHAHKQRLKELKQREFARNVASKSRKDERKQERALRRLHELAERRREVQCAPGSGPMFKSTTVAVEGSFRESCCDDAQEENQSCATQEPGGQIHSSGCGLASKQSQWPYNGRAKKQTFRRKIAFSFSFPKKASVKLESSAAVFCESMEEGSMERSRRQRLRAPPVELDLPGSPTEGKVLNCEEAIYSTGTQQGKHFQKSDSAGSQGSSDAPVARESPSSTASDLCALLVYSEDVASPAVSLLNTSPFHLNRADIVLDSEDSVESLKSSIAESKPETSEDVTVEESGITEEGHSTISEPPENTFSDVPPKNDCPQQQEQVEDATAKTPHPFTKPSQPFFSVLSRDGNTIFQWPSEMVTFTRTEPSLSFSCNPLHFDFKRSRIRRSADTLEVTEPKTDEELSVCSGFKSCHSDKHIEESTASPRNSPSQGPEGKVRKCYQYSSDTESCVRLKTHDRCRHSKDWVHASKRAEEKLRARDRRHYRSHCKRKRRRRKRRRDRHRETESNMVKSKKFHRRPECVEGLDSQFRGTTSQQVHPLEKSKQSAQNQAEDSSAAPVVEEGVGGRRQEAAADVNGSAGCIILSDEFCADSGKVLGNSREKPDNPAAGELKSTGQCSHSQDASHSQRSSAAEEETPPLPETGPCEGQTSKKRPTDSLSDGDESYDPCQSPAEISDGCPERTCCEHGTRRKRQRRSHVQDQTTCLANECPIFRNSVLEEQDKAAEELSMKCLVLKGACDSSNGSDQISCSIDDGESSAVDSQTFTSISSALGHTVEESSDLQQSSSSQINASCTKGSLTLPETDSKLSKEPTKENSNIHRSESKAAQTPLKNCNKYSVAAQACLLDVRDLALQRTEKATHDKSCQHSLQTPPQRFHLGIQADEKLSRECFHTTSSLFQPSPSFQAPSDSMERCCLLQIQSHGHVLHQQVFPAKLKSVLPRPHLPMSSAVLHPVHLPSSVPSGSITIRHTILQHHAAFLPPQPPIYPQVVPVSRLPLGPEICPAAGPPFVTPPQVQVVAPPSLHPMTVTFHALPRPAVFQPMLPPHSAVIPLQPLF from the exons GATTATGCTGAGAAGGAGAAAACCTTGGCCAAAGCCCTGGAGGACCTCAAGGCCAACTTCTACTGTCAGCTGTGTGACAAACAGTATTACAAGCATCAAGAGTTTGACAACCACATCAACTCCTATGACCACGCTCACAAGCAG agGCTGAAGGAACTGAAGCAGAGAGAGTTTGCCCGCAATGTGGCCTCCAAATCCAGGAAGGACGAGAGGAAACAGGAGAGAGCTCTCAGACGCCTACATGAGCTCGCTGAACGACGCAGAGAGGTGCAATG TGCCCCAGGAAGTGGTCCTATGTTCAAGTCTACCACGGTGGCAGTGGAAGGTTCTTTCAGGGAGTCCTGCTGTGATGATGCCCAAGAAGAGAACCAAAGCTGTGCAACCCAAGAACCAGGGGGTCAGATCCATTCCAGCGGTTGTGGCTTAGCTAGTAAGCAGTCACAGTGGCCTTACAATGGGAGGGCCAAAAAGCAAactttcagacgcaaaattgCATTCTCTTTTTCCTTTCCAAAGAAAGCATCTGTTAAGCTTGAGTCATCAGCGGCGGTTTTCTGTGAGAGCATGGAAGAGGGATCGATGGAGCGGAGCCGCAGACAAAGACTCAGAGCACCCCCTGTCGAGCTTGACCTCCCTGGCTCCCCCACGGAGGGAAAAGTACTAAATTGTGAAGAGGCAATTTACAGCACTGGCACACAGCAGGGCAAGCACTTCCAAAAAAGTGACAGCGCCGGAAGTCAGGGGTCATCCGATGCGCCTGTGGCGAGGGAGAGCCCCTCATCAACGGCCTCAGATTTGTGTGCTTTGCTCGTTTACTCAGAGGATGTGGCCAGTCCGGCCGTCTCCCTCTTAAACACTTCCCCTTTTCATTTAAACAGGGCTGATATTGTTCTTGACTCTGAGGACTCTGTTGAGAGTCTGAAAAGCAGCATTGCTGAAAGTAAACCTGAGACCTCTGAGGATGTGACAGTAGAGGAGAGCGGCATTACAGAGGAGGGGCACTCGACCATCAGTGAGCCTCCGGAAAATACTTTCTCAGATGTTCCACCTAAAAACGATTGCCCTCAACAACAAGAGCAAGTGGAGGATGCAACTGCAAAGACACCTCACCCGTTCACAAAGCCCAGCCAGCCTTTTTTCTCTGTCCTAAGCAGGGACGGTAACACCATCTTCCAGTGGCCCTCAGAGATGGTGACCTTCACAAGGACAGAGCCGTCCCTGTCTTTCAGTTGCAACCCCCTCCATTTTGACTTCAAGAGGTCACGGATTAGAAGGTCTGCCGACACTCTGGAGGTGACTGAGCCCAAAACTGATGAGGAATTATCTGTCTGCTCAGGTTTCAAATCCTGCCACTCTGACAAGCACATTGAGGAATCCACAGCCAGCCCCAGAAACAGTCCCAGCCAAGGACCTGAAGGCAAGGTCAGAAAGTGTTATCAGTATTCAAGTGACACTGAGAGTTGTGTCAGGCTGAAAACACATGACAGGTGTAGACATTCCAAAGATTGGGTCCACGCAAGTAAGAGGGCAGAAGAGAAATTGCGGGCCAGGGACCGACGTCATTACAGGAGCCACTGCAAAAGGAAGCGGAGGAGGCGGAAGAGGAGGAGAGACAGACACCGGGAGACAGAGAGCAATATGGTGAAATCCAAGAAATTCCACAGACGACCTGAGTGTGTGGAAGGACTTGATAGCCAATTTAGAGGCACCACTTCACAGCAAGTGCATCCATTAGAGAAGTCAAAGCAATCAGCTCAAAATCAGGCTGAGGACAGCAGCGCAGCTCCCGTAGTCGAGGAAGGGGTGGGAGGCAGGAGGCAGGAGGCAGCAGCCGATGTAAACGGCTCAGCGGGCTGCATCATTCTCTCTGATGAGTTCTGTGCCGATAGTGGAAAGGTGCTTGGGAACAGCAGGGAAAAGCCTGACAATCCAGCTGCAGGGGAGCTAAAGTCCACAGGACAGTGTTCCCACAGCCAGGATGCGTCTCACTCTCAGAGATCCAGTGCAGCCGAAGAAGAGACACCTCCGTTACCAGAGACTGGACCATGTGAAGGACAAACTTCGAAAAAAAGGCCTACAGATTCTCTAAGCGACGGAGATGAGTCTTACGACCCCTGTCAATCTCCGGCAGAGATTTCTGATGGGTGCCCAGAACGTACCTGTTGTGAGCACGGGACTAGAAGGAAAAGACAGAGGCGGTCACATGTCCAAGATCAAACCACATGCCTTGCAAATGAATGCCCCATTTTTAGGAACAGTGTTCTGGAAGAACAGGACAAGGCTGCAGAGGAGTTGAGCATGAAATGCCTTGTTTTAAAAGGCGCGTGTGACAGCTCAAATGGGTCAGACCAAATCTCATGCAGTATTGATGATGGAGAGAGCAGTGCGGTTGATTCTCAGACATTTACTTCCATTAGCAGTGCCCTGGGTCATACTGTGGAGGAGAGCAGTGACTTGCAGCAGAGCTCCTCCTCTCAGATCAATGCTTCATGCACCAAGGGCAGTCTAACTCTACCGGAGACAGATTCAAAGCTCTCGAAGGAGCCAACAAAGGAGAATAGTAACATCCACAGAAGTGAGTCTAAAGCAGCACAAACCCCCTTAAAGAACTGTAACAAGTATTCAGTGGCTGCTCAGGCCTGCCTGCTCGATGTAAGAGATTTAGCCCTGCAGAGGACTGAAAAAGCCACTCACGACAAATCATGTCAGCACAGCCTTCAGACCCCACCGCAGAGATTTCACCTAGGCATTCAGGCTGATGAGAAGTTAAGCAGAGAGTGCTTCCACACCACCAGCAGCCTGTTCCAACCCTCTCCATCTTTCCAGGCCCCCTCAGACAGCATGGAGAGATGCTGCCTCTTGCAGATCCAGAGCCATGGACATGTGCTACACCAGCAGGTGTTCCCCGCCAAGCTCAAATCTGTTCTGCCCAGGCCACATCTGCCCATGTCATCTGCTGTCCTCCATCCAGTTCACCTGCCATCCTCCGTGCCTTCTGGCTCCATCACAATACGCCACACCATACTACAGCACCACGCTGCTTTCCTACCCCCACAACCCCCTATCTACCCCCAGGTAGTGCCTGTTTCTCGACTCCCCCTGGGGCCGGAGATCTGTCCGGCCGCGGGACCTCCGTTTGTGACCCCTCCGCAGGTACAGGTGGTGGCGCCCCCTAGCCTTCACCCGATGACTGTGACGTTTCACGCCCTGCCACGCCCTGCAGTGTTTCAGCCCATGTTGCCCCCTCATTCTGCTGTCATTCCCCTGCAGCCTCTCTTCTAG